The proteins below are encoded in one region of Clostridium estertheticum:
- a CDS encoding 5'-methylthioadenosine/adenosylhomocysteine nucleosidase: MNIGIIGAMQEEVQFLIRDMEFKRKEVKAKMEFSLGSLHNKNVVVVTSGIGKVNAAICAQILIDDFNVDYIINVGIAGGTVENIYPGDIVIANNLVQHDIDTTIFGDRIGQIPRLDTFEFKCDASLIKFAEESCKNIKGHNHFTGRIVSGDQFIANIDKIKWLNSEFECLACEMEGASIAQVCYLNETPFIVIRSISDNASNGAQMEYEKFKDIAVKNSTNILNNMLKLI, from the coding sequence ATGAATATAGGTATTATTGGGGCAATGCAGGAAGAGGTTCAATTTTTAATTAGGGATATGGAGTTTAAGCGGAAAGAAGTTAAGGCTAAAATGGAATTTAGTCTTGGAAGTTTACATAATAAAAATGTTGTTGTAGTAACTAGTGGTATAGGTAAAGTTAATGCAGCAATTTGTGCTCAAATATTAATTGATGATTTTAATGTTGATTACATTATAAATGTTGGTATTGCAGGTGGAACGGTCGAAAACATATATCCAGGAGACATTGTGATCGCAAATAATTTAGTACAACATGATATAGATACAACTATATTTGGTGATAGGATAGGACAAATTCCAAGGTTAGACACTTTTGAGTTTAAATGTGATGCTTCTTTAATCAAATTTGCAGAAGAATCATGTAAAAATATAAAAGGTCATAATCATTTTACTGGAAGAATCGTATCAGGTGACCAATTTATTGCAAATATTGATAAGATAAAGTGGTTAAATTCTGAATTTGAATGTTTGGCATGTGAAATGGAAGGGGCAAGCATTGCTCAGGTATGTTATTTAAATGAAACCCCATTTATTGTTATTAGATCTATATCCGACAATGCAAGTAACGGGGCCCAAATGGAATATGAAAAATTCAAAGATATTGCAGTTAAAAATTCTACAAATATTTTAAATAATATGTTGAAACTAATTTAG
- a CDS encoding TraR/DksA C4-type zinc finger protein — protein MEKNKMQYFKNKLINEQSRVLDLIKLMRQNGVIDSNSEMATELSFYDNHPSDIATELFDKEKGLALKGNEILVLNKIEDALKSIDDHTYGKCKSCGVDIDPERLEFIPYATNCVSCEKSSGNKKPAEQNNRCVEEDILGSFFKYSNKGEVGVDEEDTYQDVERFNNKLDDIIEFDDEEGYVEPIEKISNQQYKNQLPD, from the coding sequence ATGGAAAAGAATAAAATGCAATATTTTAAAAACAAATTGATAAATGAACAGTCACGGGTACTTGATCTTATTAAATTAATGAGACAGAATGGAGTTATAGATTCTAATAGTGAAATGGCAACTGAATTGTCGTTTTATGACAACCATCCATCTGATATTGCCACCGAATTGTTTGATAAGGAAAAGGGACTTGCGTTAAAAGGAAATGAGATATTGGTATTAAATAAAATTGAAGATGCTTTAAAGAGCATTGATGACCATACTTATGGAAAATGCAAAAGTTGTGGAGTTGATATTGATCCAGAAAGATTAGAATTTATACCATATGCTACTAATTGTGTGTCATGTGAAAAATCTAGTGGTAATAAAAAACCAGCAGAGCAAAACAATAGATGTGTTGAGGAAGATATACTTGGATCATTTTTTAAATATAGCAATAAAGGCGAGGTAGGTGTTGATGAAGAAGATACTTATCAGGACGTAGAACGTTTTAATAATAAATTAGATGACATAATCGAATTTGATGATGAGGAAGGTTATGTTGAGCCTATAGAGAAAATAAGTAATCAACAATATAAAAATCAGCTACCAGATTAG
- the lspA gene encoding signal peptidase II, whose translation MEVLIIFLGLILDRLTKAWALTALKDNNGVILIKDFFKLEYLENRGAAFGILQNKLILLALVTLLVILGMIYYIIKYKPKSKFLRISFALIISGALGNLYDRLFYKYVVDFILIHYKEVYSFPTFNVADMLVVVGTLVLAISIVKEEV comes from the coding sequence ATGGAAGTATTAATTATTTTTTTAGGCCTAATATTGGACAGATTAACTAAAGCTTGGGCGCTCACTGCTTTGAAAGATAATAATGGAGTTATATTAATTAAAGATTTCTTTAAATTGGAATATTTAGAGAATAGGGGAGCCGCTTTTGGAATACTTCAGAACAAATTAATATTGCTTGCATTAGTTACATTACTTGTTATATTGGGCATGATATATTATATTATTAAGTATAAGCCAAAATCAAAATTTCTTAGAATAAGTTTTGCGCTCATTATAAGTGGAGCACTTGGAAATTTATATGATAGACTGTTTTATAAGTATGTAGTAGATTTTATTTTAATTCATTATAAAGAGGTTTACTCTTTTCCAACATTTAACGTAGCAGATATGTTAGTTGTTGTGGGAACATTGGTTTTGGCAATTTCAATAGTAAAGGAAGAGGTATAG
- a CDS encoding RluA family pseudouridine synthase encodes MENYDFKVEENSVGMRLDVFIANEFEDKSRSYIQGIIEKENATVNGKCRKSNFKLKLNDTIDLSIPDPIELNVKAEDIPLDVIYEDSDVIVINKPQDMVVHPAPGNYTGTLVNALLNHCTDLSGINGVLRPGIVHRIDKDTSGALVVAKNDNAHNSLAAQLKDHSMTRSYLALVEGLIKDDEGMVDAPIGRHSKDRIKMAIVESGKKAVTHYKVIERFEGYTLVECNLETGRTHQIRVHMAKIGHPLVGDLIYGFKKQKFNLKGQVLHAKRLGFIHPTTNKYMEFDSPIPTYFEKLITKLRNS; translated from the coding sequence ATGGAAAATTATGATTTTAAAGTTGAAGAAAACTCGGTTGGTATGAGGCTTGATGTATTTATTGCTAATGAATTTGAGGATAAATCAAGGTCATACATTCAAGGAATAATTGAAAAGGAAAATGCTACTGTGAATGGAAAATGTCGAAAAAGTAATTTTAAATTGAAATTAAACGACACGATTGATTTATCTATTCCAGATCCTATTGAGTTAAACGTAAAAGCAGAAGATATACCTTTGGACGTTATATATGAAGATAGTGACGTAATTGTGATTAATAAACCTCAAGACATGGTGGTTCACCCAGCACCAGGAAACTATACAGGTACATTGGTTAATGCACTCTTAAATCATTGTACAGACCTATCAGGTATAAATGGTGTTCTTAGACCAGGCATAGTACATAGAATCGATAAGGACACATCTGGGGCCTTAGTAGTAGCTAAAAATGACAATGCACATAACTCTCTTGCAGCGCAACTTAAAGATCATTCAATGACAAGAAGTTATTTAGCGCTTGTAGAAGGTCTTATTAAAGATGATGAAGGTATGGTTGATGCGCCTATCGGAAGACATTCAAAAGATAGGATAAAAATGGCGATAGTTGAGAGTGGTAAAAAAGCAGTAACTCATTATAAAGTAATTGAAAGATTTGAAGGTTATACATTAGTAGAATGCAATTTAGAAACAGGGCGAACTCATCAAATAAGAGTACATATGGCAAAGATAGGACATCCTTTAGTTGGTGATTTGATATATGGGTTCAAAAAGCAGAAATTTAATTTAAAAGGGCAGGTTCTGCATGCAAAAAGGCTTGGATTTATACATCCAACTACTAATAAATACATGGAATTTGATTCACCTATCCCAACTTATTTTGAAAAGTTAATAACTAAGTTAAGAAACAGTTGA
- the pyrR gene encoding bifunctional pyr operon transcriptional regulator/uracil phosphoribosyltransferase PyrR, giving the protein MEFKSVLLDEKAINRTLTRVAHEITEKNKGTENIILVGIKRRGVPIAQRIAFLIEQFEGVKVPVSSVDITLYRDDLTTLDDQPVLNNVNLGIDVRGKKVILVDDVLYTGRTARAAIDAIIDNGRPQMIQLAVLVDRGHRELPIRADYVGKNIPTSSKEMISVELLETDENDSVSIYEL; this is encoded by the coding sequence ATGGAATTTAAGTCAGTGTTATTAGATGAAAAAGCTATAAATCGAACATTAACAAGAGTTGCACATGAGATTACTGAAAAAAACAAGGGCACAGAAAACATTATACTAGTGGGAATAAAGAGACGTGGGGTACCAATTGCACAAAGAATTGCTTTTTTAATAGAACAGTTTGAGGGAGTTAAGGTTCCAGTAAGTTCTGTTGATATTACATTATATAGAGATGATCTTACAACTTTAGATGACCAGCCAGTATTAAATAATGTGAATTTGGGCATAGATGTAAGAGGGAAGAAAGTAATTTTAGTAGACGATGTACTTTATACTGGAAGGACTGCTAGAGCTGCAATAGATGCCATAATAGATAATGGTAGACCTCAAATGATACAATTAGCTGTTTTAGTAGATAGAGGACATAGGGAGCTACCTATAAGAGCAGATTATGTAGGTAAAAATATACCTACTTCGAGTAAAGAGATGATTTCCGTTGAACTTTTAGAAACTGATGAAAATGATTCAGTGAGTATATACGAACTGTAG
- the uraA gene encoding uracil permease has product MKDFIDVDEKLPILKTLPLSFQHLFAMVGATILVPMLTGLSPSIALFCSGVGTLLYILCTKARLPAYVGSSFAFIGPMSVATKAYGQSSMLSGIIAAGLVYVVVALIIKLIGIKWLDRMLPPVVVASVVIVIGLSLASGAINWSGLNSTFTDPGLKGVARATWIFISMTTLGVAIVGTMYFKGFFGVVPILIAMVVGYILSILLGVIPHEVLMEISSAKFIKLPSFVLPTFNINAIMLMAPIAFVTLAEHIGHVYVTSNVCGRDFTKDPGLHRSILGDGIATMFAGFVGGPPNTTYGENIGVMAITKVYSVWVIGGAAIIAIVLSFIGPVSVVIGNIPLPVIGGVSVMLFGIIASSGFRIFVEDKVDFSKKRNLIISSVIIVLGVGGGGINFHLAGAQVQIAGVALATLVGIVLNLVLPQTSKSGEN; this is encoded by the coding sequence ATGAAAGATTTTATAGATGTTGATGAAAAGTTACCTATTTTAAAGACTCTCCCATTAAGTTTCCAGCACTTATTTGCTATGGTGGGGGCAACTATACTTGTACCAATGCTTACAGGTCTTAGTCCCTCAATTGCCCTATTTTGTAGTGGTGTAGGAACGCTACTATATATATTATGTACAAAAGCTAGGCTTCCGGCATATGTAGGTTCATCATTTGCTTTTATAGGACCTATGAGTGTTGCTACAAAGGCATATGGACAAAGTTCAATGCTATCTGGAATTATTGCTGCAGGGCTTGTATATGTAGTTGTAGCTTTAATTATTAAGCTTATAGGTATTAAATGGTTAGATAGAATGTTACCTCCAGTTGTTGTAGCTTCTGTTGTAATTGTAATAGGCCTAAGCCTTGCAAGTGGTGCAATAAATTGGTCAGGTTTAAATTCAACATTTACAGATCCTGGGCTTAAAGGCGTAGCTAGAGCTACATGGATATTTATATCAATGACAACTTTAGGCGTAGCAATAGTGGGTACTATGTATTTCAAGGGCTTTTTCGGAGTAGTACCTATTTTAATTGCAATGGTAGTTGGATATATATTGTCAATATTATTAGGGGTAATTCCTCATGAAGTTTTAATGGAAATATCATCAGCAAAATTTATTAAATTGCCAAGTTTTGTTTTGCCGACATTTAACATAAATGCTATTATGCTTATGGCTCCAATAGCTTTTGTAACACTTGCTGAACATATTGGACATGTATATGTTACAAGTAATGTTTGCGGTCGAGATTTTACAAAAGATCCAGGACTTCATAGATCAATACTTGGAGATGGTATTGCTACAATGTTTGCAGGCTTTGTTGGAGGCCCTCCTAATACGACTTACGGTGAGAACATAGGAGTTATGGCAATCACAAAGGTTTATAGTGTTTGGGTAATTGGTGGAGCTGCAATTATTGCAATTGTATTATCATTTATAGGACCTGTGTCTGTAGTTATAGGTAATATTCCATTACCTGTAATTGGGGGAGTAAGTGTAATGTTATTTGGAATAATCGCATCTTCTGGTTTTAGAATTTTTGTTGAGGATAAAGTTGATTTTAGTAAAAAGAGAAACCTTATTATCTCTTCAGTAATAATAGTTTTAGGAGTAGGCGGTGGTGGAATTAATTTCCATTTAGCAGGTGCACAAGTACAAATCGCAGGGGTTGCACTTGCAACTTTAGTGGGTATAGTATTAAATTTAGTTTTACCTCAGACAAGCAAATCAGGGGAGAATTAA
- a CDS encoding THUMP domain-containing class I SAM-dependent RNA methyltransferase, which produces MTYTLIATTTFGLEAVTAKELKALGYEDLIVENGRVMFEGDEMDIAICNIWLRTAERLFIKMAEFNALSFEELFQGTKAVEWGNLIPEDGKMHIVGKSVKSQLHSVPDCQSIVKKAVVESMKKKYNKEWFTEEGPVYKIEVSVLRDVVTLSIDTSGVGLHKRGYREYAGEAPLKETLAAALVLISKWDSTRVLADPLCGSGTIAIEAALIAKNMAPGVNREFVSETWPSMDKDIWEQVREGAKRTINPNPVEILASDIDGRLIKTAIDNAEKAGVKEFIKFQKIPMQEFASRQKYGVIITNPPYGERLGEVEEVKRLHIDLGVMYSSLNEWSCFVITANRDFQKDFGKKSDKNRKLYNGRLLCYYYQYIKEIPRKKKED; this is translated from the coding sequence ATGACATATACTTTAATAGCAACTACAACCTTCGGGTTAGAAGCAGTTACAGCTAAAGAACTAAAGGCACTAGGGTACGAGGATTTAATAGTTGAAAATGGAAGAGTCATGTTTGAAGGCGATGAAATGGATATTGCTATATGCAATATTTGGTTAAGAACTGCAGAAAGACTTTTTATAAAAATGGCTGAATTTAATGCATTGTCTTTTGAGGAATTATTTCAAGGTACAAAAGCTGTTGAATGGGGTAATTTAATACCAGAAGATGGGAAAATGCATATTGTAGGTAAATCTGTAAAATCACAACTACATAGTGTTCCAGATTGTCAGAGTATAGTAAAAAAGGCAGTAGTAGAATCTATGAAGAAAAAATATAATAAAGAATGGTTTACAGAAGAGGGACCGGTCTATAAGATCGAGGTTTCAGTTTTAAGAGATGTTGTAACTTTATCAATAGATACTTCAGGTGTGGGATTACATAAGAGAGGGTATAGAGAATATGCTGGTGAGGCACCACTCAAGGAGACATTAGCTGCTGCTCTTGTTTTAATAAGTAAATGGGATAGTACGAGAGTACTCGCTGATCCACTTTGTGGTTCAGGAACCATCGCAATAGAAGCGGCTCTTATAGCAAAAAATATGGCACCAGGGGTAAATAGAGAATTTGTATCTGAGACTTGGCCAAGTATGGATAAGGACATTTGGGAGCAAGTTCGTGAAGGTGCAAAACGAACTATAAATCCTAATCCTGTTGAAATACTAGCTTCAGATATTGATGGAAGATTAATTAAGACAGCAATAGATAATGCAGAAAAAGCTGGTGTTAAGGAATTTATAAAATTTCAGAAAATACCAATGCAAGAGTTTGCCTCAAGGCAAAAGTATGGAGTTATAATAACAAATCCACCATATGGAGAGAGACTAGGCGAGGTTGAGGAAGTAAAGAGACTTCATATTGATCTTGGTGTTATGTATTCAAGCTTAAATGAATGGTCTTGTTTTGTTATAACAGCTAATCGTGATTTTCAAAAGGATTTTGGAAAGAAATCAGATAAAAACAGAAAATTATATAATGGAAGATTGTTATGTTACTATTACCAATATATAAAAGAAATACCTAGGAAAAAGAAGGAAGACTAG
- a CDS encoding Lrp/AsnC family transcriptional regulator: MLDQTDTQILSLLTKNSRMQWQEIGEEVHLTGQAVKNRISKMEKSGVIKGYTVNINSEMLGKNLTAFITVFMKTTDHLSFKKYINNNSLVTQAHRISGDGCYILQLTASTQTEIVDFLDEILKYGNYKLNLSIQNIK; encoded by the coding sequence ATGCTTGACCAAACAGACACTCAAATTTTAAGTCTTCTTACAAAAAACTCACGAATGCAATGGCAAGAAATTGGTGAAGAAGTTCATTTAACTGGACAAGCAGTTAAAAACAGAATAAGCAAAATGGAAAAATCAGGTGTTATTAAAGGTTATACTGTAAACATCAATTCTGAAATGCTCGGTAAAAATCTAACCGCTTTTATAACTGTTTTTATGAAAACAACTGACCATTTATCATTTAAAAAATATATAAATAATAATTCATTAGTAACGCAGGCTCACAGAATAAGCGGAGATGGTTGCTACATACTACAATTAACAGCCTCTACTCAAACTGAAATTGTAGATTTCTTAGATGAAATTTTAAAATATGGAAACTATAAATTAAATTTATCAATACAAAATATAAAATAG
- a CDS encoding MBL fold metallo-hydrolase, which yields MKIQLIRHATLIVSVNNKRILVDPVLSEAGSMVPIENVPNQNYNPLVELPIDIDNITNCDAIIVTHTHRDHFDVVAAKLLSKNIPVFCQPKDEIKLQSYGFIDVHPIDTTFIWNDIIFNRTNGKHGHDELAIKMAPVSGFVMTCFGEPTVYIAGDTVWCKEVEDSIDKFRPDIVVCNCGGAQFDHGEPITMTTKDIYALCLRYSNLKVVAVHMEAWNHCRLSRKDLINYININNINTNVIIPQNGEELSFVF from the coding sequence TTGAAGATTCAGCTAATTCGTCATGCCACCTTAATAGTATCAGTAAATAATAAAAGAATACTTGTAGACCCTGTATTAAGTGAAGCAGGCTCTATGGTTCCTATTGAAAATGTGCCAAACCAAAACTATAATCCATTAGTTGAATTGCCTATAGATATTGATAACATTACTAATTGTGATGCTATAATTGTTACTCATACTCATAGAGATCACTTCGACGTGGTAGCAGCAAAATTACTTTCTAAAAATATTCCTGTATTTTGCCAACCTAAGGATGAGATAAAATTACAATCTTATGGATTTATTGATGTACATCCTATCGATACCACTTTTATTTGGAATGATATTATTTTTAATCGTACAAATGGAAAACATGGACATGATGAACTTGCTATAAAAATGGCACCAGTATCAGGGTTTGTTATGACCTGTTTTGGAGAGCCTACTGTTTATATAGCAGGAGATACAGTCTGGTGTAAAGAAGTTGAAGATTCAATAGATAAATTCAGGCCTGATATTGTTGTTTGCAATTGTGGTGGAGCACAATTTGATCATGGAGAGCCTATTACTATGACAACCAAAGATATATATGCATTATGTCTTAGATATTCAAATCTAAAGGTTGTTGCTGTACACATGGAAGCATGGAACCATTGCAGATTATCAAGAAAAGATTTAATTAATTATATTAATATCAATAATATTAATACTAATGTGATTATACCTCAAAATGGGGAAGAATTAAGTTTTGTATTTTAA
- a CDS encoding class I SAM-dependent methyltransferase: MGFNNRATKFQEMVRDQSNDELGLFEKYDEILFDVRSRIIKYKAVSVIDIGCGTGNLCGELSERMDITGIDQSMEMILFAKNKYNKMKFKLGNFLDEPFRKNDVDVVVTTYAFHSLNDNEKKEAIKYMLGYLKNDGKIIIVDFMFADDNERKKCIKNLCSKGREDLSSVIENKYYTNIEELEKYIRVLGCKIHSEHIVNFTWIVEIENKGLF; encoded by the coding sequence TTGGGATTTAATAATAGGGCAACAAAATTTCAAGAAATGGTTAGAGATCAATCAAATGATGAATTAGGGTTATTTGAAAAGTATGATGAGATTTTATTTGATGTAAGAAGTAGGATAATTAAATATAAGGCTGTAAGTGTTATTGACATAGGATGTGGAACAGGTAATCTATGCGGTGAATTAAGTGAAAGAATGGATATAACAGGAATCGACCAAAGTATGGAAATGATCTTATTTGCTAAAAATAAATATAATAAGATGAAATTTAAATTAGGGAATTTTCTAGATGAGCCTTTTAGAAAAAACGATGTTGATGTTGTTGTAACAACATATGCTTTCCATAGCCTAAATGATAATGAAAAGAAAGAAGCAATTAAATACATGTTAGGATATTTAAAAAATGATGGTAAAATTATTATTGTGGATTTTATGTTTGCCGATGATAATGAAAGAAAAAAATGCATAAAGAACCTATGTAGTAAAGGTAGAGAAGATTTATCGAGTGTAATTGAAAATAAATATTATACCAATATAGAAGAATTAGAAAAATATATTAGAGTTTTAGGTTGTAAGATTCATAGTGAGCATATCGTAAATTTTACATGGATAGTAGAAATTGAAAATAAGGGTTTATTTTAA
- a CDS encoding Rqc2 family fibronectin-binding protein — MALDGIFLSSLIEEIKDVIIDCRVDKVTQPEKDEIILSFKKNRKIHKLLISSGANYPRIHFTDFNLENPKQAPIFCMVLRKYLNTATVLDVRQLNSDRLLVIDFKSSDELGFDSMYSLIIEIMGRHSNISLVRTRDNIIMDSIKHVGADVNSFRVLYTGVEYIYPPASTKLDAFNFEYDEFYKYITTNDIQFTEKFFTGTFTGVSSNLSSELVYRYLTKNADFNLENAKNIYNFTTDLFKNMHENKFLAAYAKKGVLKDFHSVELTSLKDCELEQYDSPSKLIETFYFRKDKHDRLNAKSSNLQKIVNTNISRCDKKMRILNATLKDCSTKGTYKLHGELLTANIYSLKKGDKFANLVNYYSDNGEYIKIKLDEHKTPSQNVQYYYKKYNKFKIGEEMALIQMDLTENELKYLHSVLTNILNVDNYSGIEDIKNELVETEYIKIKKHGKTKKVKPTKPRHFLSSDGIDIYVGRNNIQNDLLTLKFANKNDMWLHTKDIPGSHVIIKNIGDIPANTLLEAGNLSAFYSKSQNSSSVPVDYTQVRNVKKPSGAKPGMVIYTTNKTIYVTPVESTLERIE; from the coding sequence ATGGCATTGGATGGAATTTTTTTATCTAGCCTCATTGAGGAAATTAAAGATGTAATCATAGATTGTAGAGTTGATAAAGTAACCCAACCAGAGAAAGACGAAATCATACTAAGTTTCAAGAAAAACAGAAAAATACATAAGTTACTAATAAGTTCAGGAGCTAATTATCCTAGAATTCACTTTACAGACTTTAACCTAGAAAACCCAAAACAAGCCCCTATATTTTGCATGGTTCTAAGAAAATATTTAAATACAGCCACTGTCTTAGATGTTAGACAACTAAATTCGGATAGGTTGCTAGTTATTGACTTTAAGAGCAGTGATGAATTAGGTTTTGATAGTATGTACTCATTAATAATTGAAATAATGGGTAGACATAGTAACATAAGCCTAGTTCGTACGCGAGATAATATAATTATGGATAGCATTAAACATGTTGGCGCAGATGTCAACAGTTTCCGTGTTTTATATACCGGTGTCGAATACATCTACCCACCAGCTTCCACAAAATTAGATGCTTTTAATTTTGAATATGATGAATTCTATAAGTATATAACTACAAATGATATCCAATTTACTGAGAAATTTTTCACAGGTACTTTCACAGGCGTAAGCTCAAACCTTTCCTCCGAACTTGTGTATAGATACCTCACTAAAAATGCAGATTTCAACTTAGAAAACGCTAAAAATATATATAATTTCACAACAGACCTTTTTAAAAACATGCATGAAAATAAATTTTTAGCAGCTTATGCTAAGAAAGGTGTCCTTAAAGATTTTCACTCTGTTGAGCTTACCTCATTAAAAGATTGTGAGCTAGAACAATATGATTCACCCTCTAAACTTATAGAGACTTTTTATTTCCGTAAAGATAAACATGATAGGTTAAACGCTAAAAGTTCTAATCTTCAAAAAATAGTTAATACCAATATTAGTCGTTGTGATAAAAAAATGAGAATACTTAACGCAACTTTGAAAGACTGTTCCACTAAAGGTACTTATAAATTACACGGTGAACTCCTAACTGCAAATATATACTCACTTAAAAAGGGCGATAAATTTGCAAATCTTGTGAATTATTACAGCGACAATGGTGAATATATTAAAATCAAACTTGATGAACATAAAACTCCATCACAAAATGTCCAATACTATTACAAAAAATATAATAAATTTAAAATAGGTGAGGAAATGGCCTTAATTCAAATGGATCTTACCGAAAATGAATTAAAATATCTTCATTCCGTGCTTACCAATATATTAAATGTAGATAACTATAGTGGAATAGAAGATATTAAAAATGAACTAGTAGAAACTGAGTATATTAAAATAAAAAAACACGGTAAAACTAAAAAAGTAAAACCAACTAAACCAAGGCACTTTCTATCAAGTGATGGCATTGATATTTATGTTGGTCGGAATAATATTCAAAATGATCTTTTAACTTTAAAGTTTGCCAATAAAAATGACATGTGGCTCCACACAAAGGATATACCTGGTTCCCATGTTATTATTAAAAACATTGGTGATATCCCAGCAAATACTCTACTTGAAGCAGGTAACTTATCAGCATTTTATAGTAAGTCCCAGAATTCATCTAGTGTGCCAGTAGATTATACACAGGTTAGAAATGTAAAGAAACCTTCAGGAGCAAAACCGGGAATGGTTATTTACACAACAAATAAAACTATATATGTAACTCCTGTTGAAAGTACCCTAGAAAGAATAGAATAG
- the dapF gene encoding diaminopimelate epimerase, with protein sequence MNFTKMQGTGNDFIVIEDLEEKYNDLGVLAKKLCDRHYGIGADGILVVRKSTIADIQMIIMNADGSYASMCGNGIRCFAKYIFEKKYVLGENIKIETGDGVKLASICVKDGEFIGVIINMGNYNFNPISIPALSSIEIINKKLDTNNKDYYITSLLMGVPHTVVFGKLEDYEVCEGKVIENNSLFPQKTNVNFCEVVDKNRIRVKTWERGAGPTLACGTGSCAAVVAANRLGYTEGKVEVQVPGGILNIEIVEGEVLMEGPAETVFKGQFLM encoded by the coding sequence ATAAATTTTACTAAAATGCAGGGAACAGGAAATGATTTTATTGTTATTGAAGATTTAGAGGAAAAATATAATGATCTAGGGGTACTTGCTAAAAAACTTTGTGATAGGCATTATGGAATAGGTGCTGATGGAATTTTAGTGGTTAGAAAAAGTACTATAGCAGATATTCAGATGATAATTATGAATGCTGATGGTTCTTATGCTTCTATGTGTGGAAATGGTATTAGGTGTTTTGCTAAATATATATTTGAAAAAAAATATGTATTAGGTGAGAACATAAAAATTGAGACTGGTGATGGAGTAAAGCTCGCAAGTATTTGTGTTAAAGATGGAGAGTTCATAGGTGTTATTATAAATATGGGGAATTATAATTTTAATCCTATAAGCATTCCAGCTTTATCATCTATCGAAATAATAAATAAGAAGTTAGATACTAACAATAAGGACTATTATATTACGTCATTACTTATGGGTGTTCCACATACTGTTGTTTTCGGAAAACTTGAAGATTATGAAGTTTGTGAGGGGAAAGTTATTGAGAATAACAGTCTATTTCCACAGAAAACAAATGTAAACTTTTGTGAAGTAGTGGACAAAAACAGGATAAGAGTTAAGACTTGGGAAAGAGGTGCAGGGCCGACTCTTGCGTGTGGTACTGGTAGTTGTGCGGCGGTGGTAGCAGCTAATAGACTAGGGTATACAGAGGGGAAAGTCGAAGTGCAGGTTCCAGGTGGAATACTTAATATTGAGATTGTTGAAGGTGAGGTTTTAATGGAAGGGCCCGCAGAAACTGTTTTTAAAGGACAATTTTTAATGTGA